One window of the Pseudomonas sp. S04 genome contains the following:
- a CDS encoding CbtB domain-containing protein yields MSTITSTRHATASTTLGHRLVAAIGASILGVCLVYFAGFSHIEAVHNAAHDTRHSAAFPCH; encoded by the coding sequence ATGTCGACCATCACCAGCACCCGCCACGCCACCGCCAGCACCACCCTGGGCCACCGCCTCGTTGCCGCCATCGGCGCATCGATCCTGGGTGTGTGCCTGGTGTACTTCGCCGGGTTCTCCCATATCGAGGCCGTGCATAACGCCGCCCACGATACCCGCCACAGCGCCGCCTTCCCGTGCCACTGA
- a CDS encoding CbtA family protein, translating to MIKRIAQTAGFSGLLAALLLTLLQSFWVAPLILQAETYEQSAPAAAEVHEHAAGTAAHSHDGEAWEPEDGWQRVLSTTGGNLVVAVGFALMLAGLYTLRAPTRTSQGLLWGLAGYASFVLAPTLGLPPELPGTAAADLGQRQMWWIATAASTAAGIALIAFGRNWLLKLLGVAILAVPHVIGAPQPTVHSMLAPEELETQFKIASQLTNVAFWLALGVLSAWLFRRKSADQLPA from the coding sequence ATGATCAAGCGTATTGCACAAACCGCAGGTTTCAGCGGGCTGCTGGCTGCCCTGCTGCTGACGCTGTTGCAGAGTTTCTGGGTCGCCCCGCTGATTCTGCAGGCCGAGACGTACGAACAGTCCGCACCCGCGGCAGCAGAAGTCCATGAACACGCCGCCGGCACCGCGGCCCACAGCCATGACGGCGAAGCTTGGGAACCGGAAGACGGCTGGCAGCGCGTGCTGTCGACCACGGGCGGCAACCTGGTGGTGGCCGTCGGTTTTGCCCTGATGCTGGCCGGCCTCTACACCCTGCGCGCGCCGACCCGCACTTCCCAGGGTCTGCTCTGGGGCCTGGCCGGTTATGCCTCCTTCGTCCTGGCACCGACCCTCGGCCTGCCACCCGAGTTGCCGGGCACCGCCGCGGCCGACCTGGGCCAACGGCAGATGTGGTGGATCGCTACGGCGGCCTCGACCGCCGCCGGCATTGCCCTGATCGCGTTCGGCCGCAACTGGCTGCTCAAGCTGCTGGGCGTTGCGATCCTGGCGGTACCCCATGTGATCGGCGCGCCCCAACCGACCGTGCATTCGATGCTGGCGCCGGAAGAACTGGAAACGCAGTTCAAAATCGCTTCGCAACTGACCAACGTGGCTTTCTGGCTGGCCCTGGGCGTGCTCAGCGCCTGGTTGTTCCGCCGCAAAAGCGCAGACCAGTTGCCTGCATGA
- the cobW gene encoding cobalamin biosynthesis protein CobW yields the protein MKTLAKLPVTIVTGFLGSGKTTLLRHMLDNAQGRRIAVIVNEFGELGIDGDILKQCTIGCTEEEATGRVYELANGCLCCTVQEEFFPVMRELVARRGDLDHILIETSGLALPKPLVQAFQWPEIRSACTVDAVITVVDSPAVAAGTFAAFPDQVDAQRKLDPNLDHESPLHELFADQLASADLVILNKADLISPEDLARVRLEVAEELPPAVKIIEASSGRLPLDVLIGLGAGSEEHIDSRHSHHDHHHDGDDHDDHDHDAFDSISIELPQADESLLLDALTQLVVQHGILRVKGFAAIPNKPMRLLIQGVGTRFDKHFDRQWGADEARTTRLVLIGQALDASLLEAQLRAALSV from the coding sequence ATGAAAACACTGGCCAAACTCCCCGTCACCATCGTCACCGGCTTCCTCGGCTCGGGTAAAACCACCTTGCTTCGGCACATGCTCGACAACGCCCAGGGCCGTCGCATTGCGGTGATCGTCAACGAGTTCGGCGAGCTGGGCATCGACGGCGACATCCTCAAGCAGTGCACCATCGGTTGCACCGAAGAAGAAGCTACAGGCCGGGTGTATGAGCTGGCCAACGGCTGCCTGTGCTGCACCGTCCAGGAAGAGTTTTTCCCGGTGATGCGCGAACTGGTGGCCCGTCGCGGCGACCTCGACCACATCCTCATCGAAACCTCCGGCCTGGCCTTGCCCAAGCCGCTGGTCCAGGCCTTCCAGTGGCCGGAAATCCGCAGCGCCTGCACAGTCGACGCGGTGATCACCGTGGTCGACAGCCCGGCCGTGGCCGCTGGCACCTTCGCCGCCTTCCCGGACCAGGTCGACGCCCAGCGCAAACTCGACCCGAACCTGGACCACGAGTCGCCGCTGCACGAACTGTTCGCTGACCAACTGGCCAGTGCCGACCTGGTAATCCTCAACAAGGCCGACCTGATCAGCCCTGAAGACCTGGCCCGGGTACGCCTGGAAGTTGCCGAGGAGCTGCCGCCAGCGGTCAAGATCATCGAAGCCAGCAGCGGGCGCTTGCCGCTCGACGTGCTGATTGGCCTGGGTGCCGGTTCCGAAGAACACATCGACAGCCGCCACAGCCATCACGATCACCATCACGACGGTGATGATCACGATGACCACGATCACGACGCCTTTGACTCGATCTCCATCGAACTGCCGCAAGCCGACGAAAGCCTGCTGCTCGATGCCTTGACCCAACTGGTGGTCCAGCACGGCATCCTGCGGGTCAAGGGTTTCGCCGCGATCCCGAACAAGCCGATGCGCTTGCTGATCCAGGGCGTGGGCACGCGCTTCGACAAGCATTTCGACCGGCAGTGGGGCGCGGACGAAGCACGTACCACACGCCTGGTGCTGATCGGCCAGGCGCTGGATGCGTCCTTGCTCGAAGCGCAACTGCGCGCCGCGCTCAGCGTCTGA
- a CDS encoding cobalamin biosynthesis protein, whose translation MSDTRAAPTLVVGLGCQRGCPASTLRALLDQALQANQIDLHSIKALASIDLKREEPGLLELAAQLGLPLMYFSSVQLAQYQARLSHQSQIAFERTGCYGVAESAALALAEQLAQAPATLLICRQKYAQATFALACAS comes from the coding sequence ATGAGTGACACCCGCGCAGCGCCGACCCTGGTGGTCGGCCTGGGCTGCCAGCGTGGCTGCCCAGCGAGCACGCTGCGCGCGTTACTCGATCAGGCCCTGCAGGCGAACCAGATCGACCTGCACTCGATCAAGGCCCTGGCCAGCATCGACCTCAAGCGCGAGGAGCCTGGACTGCTTGAACTGGCCGCCCAACTGGGACTGCCGCTGATGTACTTCAGCAGCGTACAACTGGCCCAGTATCAAGCCCGCCTCAGCCACCAGTCGCAGATCGCCTTCGAACGCACCGGTTGTTATGGCGTGGCCGAAAGCGCCGCCCTGGCCCTGGCCGAACAACTGGCCCAGGCCCCGGCAACCCTGCTGATTTGCCGGCAGAAATACGCCCAGGCCACCTTTGCATTGGCCTGCGCTTCGTAA
- the cobM gene encoding precorrin-4 C(11)-methyltransferase, with protein MTVYFIGAGPGDPELITVKGQRLIHSCPVIIYAGSLVPEAVLQGHRAHQVVNSAELHLEQIIELISQAHAQGHDVARVHSGDPSLYGAIGEQIRHLRALGIPFEIIPGVTATAACAALLGVELTLPDIAQSVILTRYADKTTMPAGEEFASLARHGTTMAIHLGVNHLAKIVAELLPHYGADCPIAVVHKASWPDQDWVLGTLDDIVDKVQAKGFRRTALILVGRVLAADTFSESSLYRAGHAHLYRP; from the coding sequence ATGACCGTCTACTTCATCGGCGCAGGTCCCGGCGACCCGGAACTGATCACCGTCAAGGGCCAACGGCTGATTCACAGCTGCCCGGTGATCATCTACGCCGGCTCACTGGTGCCTGAAGCAGTGCTCCAGGGGCACCGGGCGCACCAGGTGGTCAACAGTGCCGAACTGCACCTGGAACAGATCATCGAGTTGATCAGCCAAGCCCACGCCCAGGGTCACGACGTGGCACGCGTGCATTCCGGCGACCCGAGCCTGTACGGGGCGATTGGCGAGCAGATCCGCCATCTGCGCGCGCTGGGCATCCCCTTCGAAATCATCCCCGGCGTCACGGCCACGGCGGCCTGTGCGGCGTTGCTGGGGGTCGAACTGACCCTGCCGGACATCGCGCAAAGCGTGATCCTGACCCGCTACGCCGATAAAACCACGATGCCGGCCGGTGAGGAGTTCGCCAGCCTGGCCCGGCATGGCACGACCATGGCGATTCACCTGGGGGTCAACCACCTGGCGAAAATCGTCGCCGAACTGCTGCCCCACTACGGCGCCGATTGCCCGATTGCCGTGGTGCACAAGGCCAGTTGGCCGGATCAGGACTGGGTCCTGGGCACCCTCGACGACATCGTCGACAAGGTCCAGGCCAAGGGATTCCGACGCACGGCGCTGATCCTGGTGGGCCGGGTGCTGGCAGCGGACACCTTCAGCGAGTCGTCGCTGTACCGGGCCGGGCACGCGCATCTGTACCGGCCCTGA
- the nfuA gene encoding Fe-S biogenesis protein NfuA — translation MTAITITDAAHDYLADLLSKQNTPGIGIRVFITQPGTQYAETCIAYCKPGEEKPEDTALGLKSFTAYIDSFSEAFLDDAVVDYATDRMGGQLTIKAPNAKVPMVNADSPINERINYYLQTEINPGLASHGGQVSLIDVVDDGIAVLKFGGGCQGCGQADVTLREGIERTLLERVPELKGVRDVTDHTQKENAYY, via the coding sequence ATGACCGCCATTACCATTACCGACGCCGCCCACGATTATCTGGCTGATCTGCTCTCCAAGCAGAACACCCCGGGGATCGGCATTCGGGTCTTTATCACCCAGCCTGGCACCCAGTACGCCGAAACCTGCATTGCCTACTGCAAGCCGGGCGAAGAAAAACCTGAAGACACCGCGCTGGGGCTCAAGAGCTTCACCGCCTACATCGACTCGTTCAGCGAGGCCTTCCTCGACGACGCCGTGGTCGACTACGCCACCGACCGCATGGGCGGCCAACTGACCATCAAGGCGCCGAACGCCAAAGTACCGATGGTCAACGCCGACAGTCCGATCAACGAGCGCATCAACTACTACCTGCAAACCGAAATCAACCCGGGGCTGGCCAGCCACGGCGGTCAGGTCAGCCTGATCGACGTCGTGGACGACGGCATTGCCGTGTTGAAGTTCGGTGGCGGCTGCCAGGGCTGCGGCCAGGCGGACGTGACCTTGCGCGAAGGCATCGAGCGCACCCTGCTGGAGCGCGTTCCCGAGCTCAAGGGCGTGCGCGACGTGACCGACCACACGCAGAAAGAAAACGCCTACTACTAA